Proteins from one Bacillota bacterium genomic window:
- a CDS encoding DNRLRE domain-containing protein, producing the protein MASFFFGKKWARCKLSVVAILVIGLVFGLIPQPVFNIWGNNISTALAAENITSASQAAAKLEKKEIVEKRTEKTKTYDLGNGKYAMEIYQAPIHYQENGSWKEIDAKIKPSGAGGFENTAGPFKARFGAKGKSSELASFEYSGAKVTQSLAEDEAADATPKVEGEKITYENILPDTDLREIITGIGVKEDIILKKYTGKNSFTFELKTAGVDAQKEVDGSIGFYKKATGEKLFNIPKPFMMDSNVDSGSGESARSDNVTADVIQKGANTYITITADDKWLKAPERVYPVYIDPTIDLNTANNNVWDDAYVTSAYPNNNYDARWNSTLGIYELKTGYIDSSTGWNHSFVKMDVSPLRGKLIHNAVFYAYCRWSYVHSTPKEAYADIANWDWSPTGVTWNNQPSSSYTHWNWATENNWVGFGFTDIAADWVMGRRGNFGFKLHSAGNGAYWWKKFNACETGWGVPHLYVEYYDPPSISSSAYGNAVNSKNGYVNLSWGAVPGAAGYKLWIYNGRNYEAFDVGNTTSWSTQGKRIWPTPSEIAAGRYALHHDGAGAELADDPSPVYRNSGGSYPSNQNFWFRVTAYNWCSETDMWANCTCPYIPDRTAPQNPTNVSVSAAAYSADMAKVNVTWTGVSDPATGSNYGMSHYIVELDKTNLLTGATTTDMKQVAHTSSGAAHTATFNEPYGYSYKVARVRAYDRGGNYSTQVQGTNTDSTAPAVSFTSPTAGAIFSGDSTITVTAVESNSTYANTMQFTTTKNGTDDKIPRAFSFGINPASFDLNSSWLPDGEHIFTVADYDLAGNYSIATVNAVIDNVGYGMGVDHFGMVDNRYGKVNIANGNFVVTEDDIMRTSKGFGLNLSRVYNSQLKVNGPLGWGWRIAVPELAEYSDGTVAIIDGDGAKHRFTKGLNGTYESPAGVYDILTKNPDDTFTLRQKDLTRFTFDRKNRTITVQDRENNKVVYQFDALQRLLSIKDPSNPSNQGIILNYNQNTGKLETAVVAATDYGNLVWRYIYDTSDNLTEVIDPMGRSTKYGYSQDHKLTSLKDPKGAAKGKNTAEFVYEAEKLASVKEYPGNGTTLATTYTYAPSENKFVEKDARGNDTTYTYDGNWNITQVTDAAGLTTTYTYDENFNVKSKKEAKAAKERVFYYSYDAMGNKTAETDPMGHVTRWSFGVNPLIRTEK; encoded by the coding sequence ATGGCTAGTTTCTTTTTTGGCAAGAAATGGGCAAGGTGTAAATTAAGTGTTGTAGCGATTTTGGTAATTGGCCTAGTTTTTGGATTGATTCCGCAACCCGTATTTAATATTTGGGGCAATAATATCTCCACTGCCCTGGCTGCAGAAAATATAACTTCTGCCTCACAAGCTGCCGCAAAACTAGAGAAAAAAGAGATAGTTGAAAAAAGAACTGAGAAAACAAAGACATATGACCTTGGAAATGGCAAGTACGCTATGGAGATATACCAAGCCCCCATACACTACCAAGAAAATGGCAGCTGGAAAGAGATCGATGCAAAGATCAAGCCATCAGGAGCCGGTGGCTTTGAAAACACCGCAGGGCCTTTTAAAGCTCGCTTTGGAGCAAAAGGCAAATCTTCTGAGTTAGCCTCCTTTGAATACAGTGGTGCAAAAGTAACCCAGTCTCTTGCTGAAGATGAGGCCGCAGATGCCACCCCCAAGGTTGAAGGAGAGAAAATCACTTATGAAAATATTCTACCTGACACTGATCTTCGAGAGATAATAACAGGCATTGGAGTAAAAGAAGACATTATCCTTAAAAAATACACCGGTAAAAACTCTTTTACCTTTGAACTAAAGACTGCCGGTGTTGATGCGCAAAAAGAAGTAGACGGCTCAATCGGCTTTTACAAAAAGGCAACAGGCGAAAAACTCTTCAATATTCCAAAGCCCTTTATGATGGATTCAAACGTTGACTCTGGCTCCGGTGAAAGTGCAAGGTCAGACAACGTCACCGCCGATGTTATCCAGAAAGGGGCAAACACCTACATAACGATTACTGCAGATGATAAGTGGCTTAAAGCCCCGGAGAGAGTCTATCCCGTCTATATCGACCCGACTATAGATTTAAATACGGCAAATAACAACGTCTGGGATGACGCCTATGTAACTAGCGCATATCCAAACAACAACTATGATGCTAGGTGGAACTCCACCCTTGGCATCTATGAGTTAAAGACCGGCTATATTGACTCCTCAACAGGGTGGAACCACTCTTTCGTAAAGATGGATGTCTCACCCCTTCGCGGAAAGCTGATCCACAATGCGGTCTTTTATGCGTATTGCCGCTGGTCTTATGTTCACTCAACACCTAAGGAGGCCTATGCAGATATTGCAAACTGGGACTGGTCTCCAACTGGGGTTACCTGGAACAACCAGCCAAGCAGCTCTTATACGCACTGGAACTGGGCCACTGAGAACAACTGGGTAGGCTTTGGATTTACCGATATTGCTGCCGACTGGGTTATGGGAAGACGTGGCAACTTTGGCTTTAAACTTCACTCAGCCGGCAACGGCGCCTACTGGTGGAAAAAATTTAATGCTTGCGAGACAGGCTGGGGAGTGCCTCACCTCTACGTTGAGTACTACGACCCTCCATCGATCAGCTCTTCAGCCTATGGCAATGCGGTAAACAGCAAAAACGGGTATGTGAATCTATCCTGGGGTGCGGTCCCCGGAGCAGCTGGATACAAGCTCTGGATCTATAACGGCAGGAATTATGAGGCCTTTGATGTTGGAAACACAACTAGCTGGTCCACGCAAGGCAAGCGAATCTGGCCAACACCAAGCGAGATAGCAGCCGGAAGGTATGCTCTGCACCATGATGGGGCAGGGGCAGAGCTAGCAGATGACCCAAGCCCGGTCTACAGAAACTCTGGTGGAAGCTACCCCTCTAACCAGAACTTTTGGTTCAGAGTCACTGCATACAACTGGTGCAGCGAGACAGATATGTGGGCAAACTGCACTTGCCCATATATACCCGATAGAACTGCGCCTCAAAATCCAACCAATGTATCGGTTAGTGCAGCAGCTTATAGTGCAGATATGGCAAAAGTAAACGTAACTTGGACTGGTGTCTCTGACCCCGCAACTGGCTCAAACTATGGGATGAGCCACTACATAGTTGAGCTAGACAAAACCAATCTTCTAACAGGGGCAACCACAACGGATATGAAGCAGGTGGCGCATACATCTTCCGGGGCGGCGCACACCGCCACCTTTAATGAACCCTACGGCTACAGCTATAAAGTAGCCCGTGTGCGCGCATATGACAGAGGCGGCAACTATTCAACTCAAGTACAAGGGACAAACACAGACTCTACCGCACCAGCAGTCTCCTTTACCAGCCCAACTGCTGGGGCTATCTTCTCAGGAGATAGTACCATAACGGTGACTGCAGTTGAGTCAAACAGTACTTATGCAAACACCATGCAGTTTACTACGACAAAGAATGGCACAGATGATAAAATTCCGCGGGCTTTCTCGTTTGGCATTAACCCTGCCTCTTTTGATCTTAACTCATCATGGCTCCCAGATGGAGAGCACATCTTTACCGTAGCCGACTATGACTTAGCCGGAAACTATAGCATAGCAACGGTTAACGCTGTTATTGATAACGTCGGGTATGGCATGGGTGTTGACCACTTCGGCATGGTAGACAATAGATACGGCAAGGTAAATATCGCAAACGGGAACTTCGTTGTGACCGAAGACGACATCATGCGAACAAGCAAAGGCTTTGGGCTAAACCTCTCCCGAGTATATAACAGCCAGCTAAAGGTAAATGGGCCACTGGGCTGGGGCTGGAGAATAGCAGTTCCTGAGTTAGCTGAATATAGCGATGGCACAGTGGCAATAATTGACGGTGATGGAGCCAAGCACCGCTTTACAAAAGGGCTAAACGGAACTTACGAAAGCCCAGCCGGAGTATATGATATCTTAACCAAAAACCCCGATGACACCTTTACCCTAAGGCAAAAAGACTTAACTAGATTTACATTTGATAGAAAAAACAGGACGATAACAGTTCAAGACAGGGAGAACAATAAGGTGGTGTATCAGTTTGATGCCCTGCAAAGACTGCTTAGCATAAAGGACCCATCGAACCCGTCAAACCAGGGGATAATATTAAATTACAACCAAAATACTGGAAAACTTGAGACCGCTGTTGTTGCTGCAACCGACTACGGCAACCTTGTCTGGAGATATATATACGATACGAGTGACAACCTTACTGAGGTGATAGACCCGATGGGTCGAAGCACTAAATATGGATATAGCCAAGACCACAAGCTTACCTCTTTAAAAGATCCAAAAGGTGCAGCCAAGGGCAAAAACACAGCTGAGTTTGTCTATGAGGCAGAAAAACTTGCATCAGTTAAAGAATATCCGGGTAATGGAACTACTTTAGCAACTACATATACATACGCCCCAAGTGAGAACAAATTTGTCGAAAAAGATGCAAGAGGCAACGACACAACTTACACTTATGACGGCAACTGGAATATAACGCAGGTTACCGATGCAGCAGGGCTTACCACAACTTACACCTATGATGAGAACTTTAACGTAAAGTCCAAGAAAGAAGCCAAGGCAG